One window of Scheffersomyces stipitis CBS 6054 chromosome 1, whole genome shotgun sequence genomic DNA carries:
- the SEH1 gene encoding epoxide hydrolase, soluble (sEH), giving the protein MTERFVIKLTHGSRSFTTFSNYSEQDVFKGAGTKWTRVIFLLHGFPDENSSYDEAWPHLAQGFPNEKGLLLLAPLLRGYEESSLGPDEYSTHDVAGDVGAWIKQINPSNKVPVHILGHDWGAITAFKTASRFPELVTSIVTLAIPYLTNVVPWKLAWNVPEQLYYSSYMVTMQLSFLYRSRFEQTGRDSYLDSLWKYWSPTWKYTEKDISKTRARLSDHRIMDATTAYYRAIFNPINLINGKSKWPVDFSQVPTYFIGGAQDGCMTSKLYEWERELLKDEPNVKTTILPNSGHFLHREEPQKVAELAIEFFEKYSSKATSS; this is encoded by the coding sequence atgaCAGAAAGATTCGTTATCAAACTTACCCACGGTTCCAGAAGTTTCACCACCTTCTCGAACTACAGCGAACAAGATGTTTTCAAAGGTGCCGGAACCAAATGGACAAGAGTGATCTTTCTCTTGCATGGGTTTCCTGATGAAAATTCGTCCTATGATGAAGCCTGGCCGCATTTAGCACAAGGGTTTCCTAATGAAAAGGGTCTTTTGTTGCTAGCACCATTATTGAGAGGCTACGAAGAGCTGAGTTTGGGGCCAGACGAATATAGTACTCATGATGTCGCTGGAGACGTCGGTGCCTGGATCAAGCAGATTAACCCCAGCAACAAGGTTCCAGTTCACATTTTGGGCCACGATTGGGGTGCTATAACTGCCTTCAAAACTGCTTCAAGGTTTCCAGAGTTGGTTACTTCAATTGTGACTTTGGCAATTCCTTATTTGACCAATGTGGTTCCCTGGAAGTTGGCTTGGAATGTTCCTGAACAGTTGTACTATTCGTCGTATATGGTGACGATGCAGTTATCGTTCTTGTACAGATCCAGATTCGAACAAACAGGCAGAGATTCGTACTTAGATTCGCTCTGGAAGTACTGGTCTCCTACCTGGAAGTATACCGAAAAAGATATTAGTAAGACCAGAGCCAGATTGAGTGATCACAGAATCATGGATGCTACCACAGCCTATTACAGAGCCATCTTCAACCCGATTAACCTTATTAACGGCAAGTCTAAATGGCCCGTTGACTTCAGCCAAGTTCCCACATATTTTATAGGTGGAGCCCAAGACGGTTGTATGACCAGCAAGTTGTATGAATGGGAAAgagagttgttgaaggacgAACCCAATGTCAAGACCACTATTTTGCCCAACCTGGGCCATTTCTTACATCGAGAAGAACCCCAAAAAGTTGCTGAGTTAGCGATTGAGTTCTTCGAAAAGTACTCTTCCAAGGCTACCAGTAGTTAG
- the UTP9 gene encoding part of small (ribosomal) subunit (SSU) processosome (contains U3 snoRNA) (some similarity to part of small (ribosomal) subunit (SSU) processosome (contains U3 snoRNA)), giving the protein MTGITNHVDSTSSYFASIVSKNGRNEVSIFPIEKDTSLGEIKTNQVVKIELEAEDTVVDAMWIDAPAKRGKKRAKDDKEMSNFETSEAKLVVLLISGDFIFFSPGVDKIVNRIAHGSKFTNLVGSNDGESIWAYSGEEEKFVEFSVVENKVIKETKFNRKIGIAKGIKYKGSKITARSVPVVVESTGSLEVVDVAKSKNQVVVEFGNPSHSTNAYKVIRQSQTHPERIIALRKNSNELQVFNISNVEDIISLRANSEILNFSVVSTASQEQIFAFTTTNVEVYNIDYNTTVTDVSAASIIKTSSAGIPLSAVVYDQDENQLIGVWYDLLEPRFIRIASDISFEGLVEIPIEYHERSQNAIVNGHSEIAVHIPKEVTVDNLSAQELHQTLTGLLTTEEVNSSEVIFVCSTNDNENNIKQVLKMLSTESTDLLLRVFELISSEVAKDPSKNTPLSKWLKLLLLGYGGAIAKESSQSENLKNLQSGLNNGIKLLPHLLALQGRLQLLKSQSELRSRISTLNIETNDDIEDDNDNESIVYANGENDENDISKFIETESQDTLAEEVEEDDDDE; this is encoded by the coding sequence ATGACAGGTATCACGAACCATGTAGATAGTACAAGCCTGTATTTTGCAAGTATAGTCTCGAAGAATGGCAGAAACGAGGTTCTGATCTTCCCAATCGAGAAAGATACCTCTTTGGGGGAAATCAAAACCAACCAAGTTGTCAAGATCGAGCTTGAAGCCGAAGATACTGTAGTAGATGCTATGTGGATCGATGCTCCAGCTAAGAGAGGAAAAAAGAGAGCGAAAGATGATAAGGAAATGAGCAATTTTGAAACATCAGAAGCCAAGTTAGTTGTACTTTTGATATCTGGAGActttattttcttcagTCCAGGAGTCGATAAGATCGTCAACCGAATCGCTCATGGATCAAAATTCACCAATCTAGTTGGTCTGAATGATGGAGAAAGTATCTGGGCATACAGcggagaagaagaaaaatttGTGGAATTCTCCGTCGTGGAGAACAAAGTGATCAAAGAAACGAAATTCAACCGCAAGATTGGCATCGCTAAAGGTATCAAGTACAAAGGAAGTAAGATCACAGCCAGATCTGTCCcagttgttgttgaatcGACTGGTTCCTTGGAAGTCGTGGATGTAGCGAAGTCAAAGAATCAAGTTGTAGTCGAATTCGGCAACCCCAGTCACTCTACCAATGCATACAAAGTCATCAGACAATCTCAAACGCATCCAGAAAGAATTATTGCATTGAGGAAGAACTCGAACGAATTGCAGGTATTCAATATCTCCAATGTCGAGGACATTATTTCATTAAGAGCCAATTCAGAAATCCTCAACTTCCTGGTTGTCTCAACAGCATCACAAGAACAAATCTTCGCTTTTACAACTACCAATGTTGAAGTATACAACATAGATTATAATACAACGGTGACAGATGTGTCTGCTGCAAGCATTATCAAAACTTCAAGTGCTGGAATACCGTTATCTGCTGTCGTCTATGACCAGGATGAAAACCAACTTATTGGTGTGTGGTACGATTTGCTCGAGCCAAGATTTATCAGAATTGCATCGGATATTTCCTTTGAAGGACTTGTTGAGATCCCAATAGAATATCACGAACGCTCCCAGAATGCTATTGTCAATGGGCattctgaaattgctgTCCATATCCCCAAAGAGGTAACCGTGGATAACCTATCTGCACAAGAATTGCATCAAACGTTAACCGGGCTCTTGAcaactgaagaagtcaattcttcagaggTTATCTTTGTCTGTTCTACCAACGATAACGAAAACAATATAAAACAAGTTTTAAAGATGCTCTCTACTGAATCGACAGATTTGTTACTCCGTGTATTCGAGTTGATAAGTTCTGAAGTTGCCAAAGATCCTTCAAAGAACACACCATTGTCCAAATGGTTGAAGCTATTGTTGCTTGGATATGGTGGAGCCATCGCTAAGGAATCACTGCAGTCcgaaaacttgaaaaacttgCAGTCTGGATTGAATAACGGCATCAAGTTGTTGCCTCATTTACTTGCCTTGCAAGGAAGgttgcaattgttgaaatcgCAATCTGAATTGAGAAGCAGAATCTCCACTTTGAACATAGAAACCAACGATGATATCGAGGATGACAATGACAACGAAAGTATAGTATATGCCAATGGAGAGAACGATGAAAATGACATATCGAAGTTTATTGAAACTGAACTGCAAGACACTCTagctgaagaagtggaagaggacgacgatgatgaaTAG
- the EFG1 gene encoding Nuclear receptor coregulator SMRT/SMRTER, contains Myb-like domains (hypothetical nuclear receptor coregulator SMRT/SMRTER, contains Myb-like domains) → MSSEQNNIGMPKALSAQLEDGTAKSLLDGQAAQKLKDDVTDPVLVADEGLDADGSPKNYKNLSINSILNIHGKVQVQNPNQAYGTNPKLPSIGSVPGVPKDMSTSQQQQQQQQDLSPKYLPYQRNQYFNHHSRSVSSIDNKLAATSFTDSPQQTQQRTSVGPYGDNIAYQQPPGVAEAAHLVNLQQTTGSNASSVQSQYGQNVALGYGHLVQPGNQPMYPSHAATNSVPQQMISGGNQMHQLSYNPLHHQSHSASDLDPLHESKRGRRFRRRYNQIVRKYNCSYPGCVKSYGSLNHLNTHIVTKKHGHRKSKADFQHNQLSEDGTSNNTQQGPYDASNYPSHLQQHSPSDYTQGNYWYGYNPQVRSNQQVAAPQQQMEVHANTVAPPGSIPAPTYMYYQQGYPQHIPPPISQQRPPMGWPQQTSYPYTQMQGSTSQQSYQQTAQSTQTSSILQQHQVQHDPGQHSDPQMKSASESSTGTSPPLKR, encoded by the coding sequence ATGTCCTCCGAACAAAATAATATTGGAATGCCTAAAGCCCTTTCCGCTCAGTTAGAGGATGGCACGGCCAAGTCTTTGCTAGACGGACAAGCAGCACAAAAGTTAAAGGATGATGTGACTGACCCGGTGTTGGTTGCCGATGAGGGCCTTGACGCCGACGGTTCTCCCAAGAATTACAAGAATTTGTCGATAAACCTGATACTAAACATCCATGGAAAGGTCCAGGTTCAAAACCCCAATCAAGCCTATGGTACCAACCCCAAGTTGCCTTCCATCGGTTCCGTTCCCGGAGTACCGAAAGATATGTCAACAAgtcaacagcaacagcaacagcaacaagaTCTTTCGCCCAAATACCTTCCTTACCAACGTAATCAATATTTCAATCACCACCTGAGGTCTGTTTCATCTATCgacaacaagttggctgCGACTTCTTTCACAGACTCGCCTCAACAAACACAACAGAGAACGCTGGTCGGACCTTATGGTGATAATATAGCGTACCAGCAGCCTCCGGGAGTAGCTGAAGCTGCCCATTTGGTCAACCTTCAGCAGACGACAGGCTCCAACGCTTCCCTGGTCCAGAGTCAGTATGGCCAAAATGTAGCATTAGGCTATGGCCACTTGGTTCAGCCAGGTAACCAGCCGATGTATCCGTCACATGCTGCAACTAATCTGGTTCCTCAGCAGATGATTAGTGGAGGAAACCAAATGCATCAATTGCTGTACAATCCTCTTCATCACCAATCGCACCTGGCTCTGGACCTCGATCCGTTGCACGAGAGCAAGAGAGGAAGGCGTTTCAGAAGGAGATACAACCAGATTGTCCGCAAGTACAACTGTTCGTATCCTGGATGCGTCAAAAGTTATGGGTCGCTCAACCATTTGAACACCCATATCGTGACCAAAAAGCACGGTCATAGAAAGTCTAAGGCGGATTTTCAACACAACCAATTGTCGGAAGATGGAACCAGCAACAATACCCAACAGGGGCCCTACGACGCAAGTAACTATCCGTCACACCTTCAGCAACACTCTCCGTCAGATTACACACAGGGTAACTACTGGTACGGCTACAATCCTCAGGTTAGAAGCAACCAGCAAGTAGCAGCTCCACAGCAACAAATGGAGGTACATGCCAATACCGTAGCACCGCCAGGATCGATACCAGCACCTACGTATATGTACTACCAGCAGGGCTATCCGCAACATATTCCTCCTCCAATTTCACAGCAGCGACCGCCAATGGGCTGGCCGCAACAAACATCGTATCCATACACACAAATGCAAGGCCTGACTCTGCAACAGTCATATCAACAGACAGCACAATCTACGCAAACCTCCAGCATCCTCCAGCAACACCAAGTTCAGCATGACCCCGGCCAGCATTCTGACCCTCAAATGAAGTCTGCACTGGAATCTTCCACTGGCACAAGCCCACCGTTGAAGAGATGA